One Takifugu rubripes chromosome 19, fTakRub1.2, whole genome shotgun sequence genomic window carries:
- the zgc:158258 gene encoding specifically androgen-regulated gene protein, whose translation MEGAYSSGSCNSIVSAGSGDDDGLEHLSAEEKACLLFLEETLQSLDNEEDGTLSDESDHLSDFSKFANELNGSLASASKLKHLQKIPSEEKEDTDVMSVSTSTDVVPSTDVVPSTDVVPSTDVVPAPFTSASNRPCSSSTAKPEVTSKQNLHSKPLLNASSQPSENKHEIPAAPPLPLEVNAAIPPLTKPRHFFMKTAEGPLPRGPLSYDALVYLRKSPSTKKTPLCPTVDHTIDSGNEPPVAVEGLKLGSSRPRSQAGAAKCPPALPPKPKILLTQASVETENNAPIPSDSSYSLKHVTDPEVVRLEALQKLGLLKEEEAERDTLGPLPPCKSHSLLHPPRNPSFSPSQMHSESKSRCVRSRCEQQPCSVPQQFQTDEGAATGLQLSASQQNHKTVGPCPEERPCTDSGSVKSTPAAPPAVPPKPQSTSNAVGYSVMVVPGMGADRKEALRKLGLLKN comes from the exons ATGGAGGGTGCGTACAGCTCTGGCAGCTGCAACAGCATCGTCAGTGCCGGTTCTGGGGAT GATGATGGTTTGGAGCACCTGTCTGCTGAGGAGAAGGCTTGTCTCCTGTTTCTCGAGGAGACGCTCCAATCCCTGGATAACGAAGAGGACGGCACATTGTCTGATGAGTCGGACCATCTTTCAGACTTCAGCAAATTTGCTAACGAGCTAAATGGCTCGTTAGCTTCTGCCAGCAAACTCAAGC ATTTACAGAAAATACcctcagaagaaaaagaagatacTGACGTGATGTCTGTATCCACATCCACTGATGTGGTTCCATCCACTGATGTGGTTCCATCCACTGATGTGGTTCCATCCACTGATGTGGTTCCAGCGCCTTTCACATCAGCCAGCAACCGTCCATGTTCTTCATCCACAGCGAAGCCAGAGGTCACCTCAAAACAAAATCTCCATTCGAAGCCTCTCTTAAATGCTTCGAGCCAACCATCGGAAAACAAACACGAGataccagcagctcctccattaCCACTAGAAGTTAATGCTGCGATTCCTCCACTCACCAAACCCAGGCATTTCTTCATGAAGACAGCCGAAGGGCCTCTTCCCAGAGGTCCGCTGTCCTACGATGCGCTTGTTTATTTACGTAAGAGCCCCTCCACCAAGAAGACGCCTTTATGTCCCACAGTTGATCATACAATAGACTCTGGCAATGAGCCTCCTGTTGCAGTCGAGGGCCTCAAATTGGGATCCTCCAGGCCCCGTTCACAGGCTGGAGCAGCTAAATGTCCCCCTGCATTGCCCCCTAAACCTAAAATCCTTCTTACACAGGCATCAGTGGAAACAGAAAATAACGCGCCCATTCCTTCAGACTCCTCTTACAGCCTTAAGCACGTGACAGATCCAGAGGTTGTGAGATTGGAAGCTTTGCAGAAGTTGGGCCTcctgaaagaggaggaagcagagagagacacGCTCGGCCCTCTCCCGCCCTGCAAATCACACTCCCTTTTGCACCCACCAAGAAACCCCTCGTTTTCTCCTTCACAAATGCACTCAGAGTCCAAGAGCAGATGTGTGCGCTCCAGATGTGAACAACAGCCCTGCTCTGTTCCCCAGCAGTTTCAAACCGATGAGGGTGCAGCTACTGGTCTGCAGCTCTCCGCTAGCCAGCAAAACCACAAAACTGTTGGCCCCTGCCCCGAAGAGCGACCCTGCACAGACTCCGGATCAGTCAAGTCCACGCCCGCGGCCCCGCCCGCGGTCCCGCCCAAGCCCCAGAGCACGTCAAACGCCGTCGGATATAGCGTCATGGTCGTTCCTGGGATGGGAGCCGACCGAAAAGAAGCACTAAGAAAGCTGGGACTTCTCAAAAactga
- the yod1 gene encoding ubiquitin thioesterase OTU1, with the protein MLRLRCKTKNGSHIMQGLTHQSCVKELKSKVQELTGIPCDVQKIMVGYPPSSLDLRNGDAHLKDYPIKSGDTLIVEEEKNKPKPQDQPSITKVPRLEASSPALARRVVPADNSCLFTSVFYVVEGGVYDPACSPEMRGLIAQIVSSDSTAYSEAVLGKTNEEYCDWIRRDDTWGGAIELSILSKFYQCEICVVDTQTVRVDRFGEDAGYQKRVLLIYDGIHYDPLQRVLPGSDDPPHTIFSTTDDVILAQALELADDARRKRQFTDVSRFDLRCMVCQTGLVGEKEARQHAKVTGHTNFGEV; encoded by the exons ATGTTGCGGCTTCGCTGTAAGACCAAAAATGGGAGCCACATAATGCAGGGATTAACCCATCAGTCCTGTGTGAAAGAACTGAAGAGCAAAGTCCAGGAGCTGACTGGAATTCCCTGTGATGTGCAGAAAATAATGGTTGGTTATCCCCCCTCCAGCCTCGATCTTCGAAACGGAGACGCTCACCTCAAAGACTATCCCATCAAATCAG GAGACACACTCATTGTcgaggaagaaaagaacaagcCAAAGCCTCAGGATCAGCCCAGCATCACGAAAGTCCCGCGCCTGGAAGCCTCCTCGCCCGCGCTTGCGCGCCGCGTGGTCCCCGCGGACAACTCCTGTCTCTTCACCAGCGTGTTCTACGTGGTGGAGGGAGGCGTCTATGACCCGGCGTGCTCCCCAGAGATGCGAGGCCTCATCGCCCAGATCGTGTCCAGCGACTCCACCGCGTACTCGGAAGCGGTGCTCGGGAAAACCAACGAGGAGTACTGCGACTGGATACGGCGGGACGACACCTGGGGGGGAGCCATCGAGCTGTCCATTCTGTCCAAGTTCTACCAGTGCGAGATCTGCGTGGTGGACACTCAGACGGTCCGGGTGGATCGTTTTGGGGAGGATGCGGGCTACCAAAAGCGCGTGCTGCTCATCTACGATGGAATCCATTACGACCCGCTGCAACGAGTCTTGCCCGGCTCCGACGACCCGCCCCACACGATATTCTCCACTACGGATGACGTCATCCTCGCCCAGGCCCTCGAGCTGGCCGACGACGCGCGCCGCAAGCGCCAGTTCACGGACGTTAGCCGCTTTGACTTGCGCTGCATGGTGTGCCAGACAGGCCTGGTGGGAGAAAAGGAAGCCCGCCAGCACGCCAAGGTGACGGGCCACACCAATTTTGGCGAAGTGTGA
- the sh2d5 gene encoding SH2 domain-containing protein 5 isoform X4, with amino-acid sequence MKIRPPLPPAPPAPPRFRTSGAPGSEGSMGEAPGREDGTVTRSAEYVGSFPVDDLCLDDQIVQLHTQLKALKSCRRRRPVSVRFSIKGVKIYDEDETTLLMAHALRRVSLSTARPVDAQFAFVSHNPGSVDAQLYCHVFRARHARAAQFLNLLLCRCFQLSYLEKHPEEGQEGSPGSVPHHNPSLLNHGFPLSVSALVSFRRAPFLGLLPGAKKKSLKSYDDPHNGQDEVFASSPSLVRKKAMRAKVLRSGAYRSFTFTPLKQRNIQERLNASQGGLGIHRALSRVRDLIRKRPRQDATSEIPSSKLGRNGGSPRSGCVVLGWHRN; translated from the exons ATGAAGATAagacctcctcttcctcctgcgccCCCCGCCCCGCCTCGGTTCAGGACCAGCGGCGCACCTGGATCAG AGGGCAGCATGGGTGAGGCCCCGGGGAGAGAAGACGGCACCGTGACGCGTTCAGCGGAG TACGTGGGCTCGTTTCCCGTGGACGACCTGTGCTTGGATGATCAGATAGTCCAACTCCACACTCAGCTGAAGGCCCTAAAA TCCTGCAGAAGGAGGAGGCCTGTCTCCGTCAGGTTCTCAATCAAAGGAGTCAAAATATACGACGAGGACGAGACG ACCCTCCTGATGGCCCACGCCCTGCGCCGGGTCTCCCTCTCCACTGCCCGGCCCGTTGATGCCCAGTTTGCCTTTGTCTCCCACAATCCCGGCAGCGTGGACGCCCAACTCTACTGCCATGTCTTTAGAGCTCGACATGCCAGAGCA GCTCAGTTCCTGAACCTGCTGCTTTGCCGCTGCTTCCAGTTGTCCTACTTGGAGAAACACCCAGAAGAAGGTCAGGAAGGCTCTCCTGGCTCTGTGCCCCACCATAACCCGTCTCTACTCAACCATGGATTCCCTCTGAGCGTCAGCGCCCTGGTGTCTTTTAGAAGAGCTCCCTTTCTTGGATTGTTACCAGGAGCAAAG AAGAAGAGTCTCAAGTCTTATGATGACCCACACAACGGCCAGGATGAGGTCTTCGCCTCCTCCCCGTCTCTGGTGCGAAAGAAGGCCATGCGGGCCAAAGTGCTGCGCTCTGGCGCGTACCGCTCCTTCACTTTCACGCCGCTCAAACAGCGAAACATCCAGGAGCGACTGAATGCATCACAAGGTGGGCTGGGCATTCACAGAGCGCTTTCCAGAGTCAGAGATCTGATTAG GAAACGACCCCGACAGGACGCCACCTCCGAGATCCCGAGCTCCAAGCTTGGCAGAAACGGAGGAAGCCCTCGTTCAGGCTGTGTGGTGCTGGGCTGGCATCGCAAT TGA
- the sh2d5 gene encoding SH2 domain-containing protein 5 isoform X1 — protein sequence MKIRPPLPPAPPAPPRFRTSGAPGSEGSMGEAPGREDGTVTRSAEYVGSFPVDDLCLDDQIVQLHTQLKALKSCRRRRPVSVRFSIKGVKIYDEDETTLLMAHALRRVSLSTARPVDAQFAFVSHNPGSVDAQLYCHVFRARHARAAQFLNLLLCRCFQLSYLEKHPEEGQEGSPGSVPHHNPSLLNHGFPLSVSALVSFRRAPFLGLLPGAKKKSLKSYDDPHNGQDEVFASSPSLVRKKAMRAKVLRSGAYRSFTFTPLKQRNIQERLNASQGNDPDRTPPPRSRAPSLAETEEALVQAVWCWAGIAIDSSYSLLADDVLGSFLLCPHPKKTNYGSLVVRGPSGLVTRLVENTRKGKFLLEKCKSEFGSIAELIEHYTKADGELPCTLSCARVNHCYEWEENASEQHSAKQRVQTKPKTKLTHGKKWV from the exons ATGAAGATAagacctcctcttcctcctgcgccCCCCGCCCCGCCTCGGTTCAGGACCAGCGGCGCACCTGGATCAG AGGGCAGCATGGGTGAGGCCCCGGGGAGAGAAGACGGCACCGTGACGCGTTCAGCGGAG TACGTGGGCTCGTTTCCCGTGGACGACCTGTGCTTGGATGATCAGATAGTCCAACTCCACACTCAGCTGAAGGCCCTAAAA TCCTGCAGAAGGAGGAGGCCTGTCTCCGTCAGGTTCTCAATCAAAGGAGTCAAAATATACGACGAGGACGAGACG ACCCTCCTGATGGCCCACGCCCTGCGCCGGGTCTCCCTCTCCACTGCCCGGCCCGTTGATGCCCAGTTTGCCTTTGTCTCCCACAATCCCGGCAGCGTGGACGCCCAACTCTACTGCCATGTCTTTAGAGCTCGACATGCCAGAGCA GCTCAGTTCCTGAACCTGCTGCTTTGCCGCTGCTTCCAGTTGTCCTACTTGGAGAAACACCCAGAAGAAGGTCAGGAAGGCTCTCCTGGCTCTGTGCCCCACCATAACCCGTCTCTACTCAACCATGGATTCCCTCTGAGCGTCAGCGCCCTGGTGTCTTTTAGAAGAGCTCCCTTTCTTGGATTGTTACCAGGAGCAAAG AAGAAGAGTCTCAAGTCTTATGATGACCCACACAACGGCCAGGATGAGGTCTTCGCCTCCTCCCCGTCTCTGGTGCGAAAGAAGGCCATGCGGGCCAAAGTGCTGCGCTCTGGCGCGTACCGCTCCTTCACTTTCACGCCGCTCAAACAGCGAAACATCCAGGAGCGACTGAATGCATCACAAG GAAACGACCCCGACAGGACGCCACCTCCGAGATCCCGAGCTCCAAGCTTGGCAGAAACGGAGGAAGCCCTCGTTCAGGCTGTGTGGTGCTGGGCTGGCATCGCAAT TGACAGCAGCTATTCGCTGCTTGCCGATGACGTCCTGGGATCGTTCCTTTTGTGTCCACACCCCAAAAAGACGAACTACGGCTCCCTCGTTGTCCGCGGCCCCTCTGGTTTGGTCACTCGCCTCGTCGAAAACACCCGTAAAGGGAAATTCTTGCTGGAG AAATGCAAGAGTGAATTCGGCTCCATCGCAGAGCTGATTGAACATTACACCAAGGCCGATGGTGAACTGCCATGCACGCTCAGCTGTGCACGTGTGAACCACTGTTACGAGTGGGAGGAGAACGCCAGCGAGCAGCATTCAGCCAAGCAAAGAGTCCAAACCAAGCCCAAAACCAAACTTACCCACGGAAAGAAATGGGTTTAA
- the hp1bp3 gene encoding heterochromatin protein 1-binding protein 3 isoform X2 translates to MPIRRAAATPSQEKTPSTAAEKEPEASPEESPAADEEAAASSAAASEPEEADAPGKPEAAENGEKTDGAAGEEKGEAAEKKELKDGYKYEKTKVKKVKRTIPAWASISGSKKVPVTNFSGTQHKVDDILIEAIMSCDDRGGVSYQSLLKYIGKKYPGMEIEKKKFLIKKAMKKHLEKGTIKQLKGKGLSGTFAIRNKPVLSKKAAQKMVSLGDALPLIITRLCEPKEASYNLIKKYLEQHFPNLNIENRPDVLRTALVKAVERRQLERITGKGASGTFQLKRTGNKVLLKGGVLEDAITAAITAMNEPKTCSTTTLRRYLIDANKDKKEYQLVAHLRRTLTKCKVLGWMEQITGHGFNGTYQLSFPFYPSPTVLYPDMFKQPPPKRKQPAASSSSEEDEDEEEEEDDDDEETEDEAPSRKRRPVKRPPPKVRHPPPTKKARSAAQSRAAGRRRALVKKSPAKKATPPAVLTGRKAKVVKEPSPPPPPPPKKATPVKKSAPPRKTKTPAVKKLSKRGSKQPKGGESSAKEDAGAPEKRRGASRRSKPDDSPAEEPAAKKAATKAGSRQPDEPANKKVAKSSKQTTRKSKRGKH, encoded by the exons ATGCCGATCCGCCGCGCAGCAGCGACTCCATCCCAGGAGAAGACCCCCTCCACTGCAGCCGAGAAAG AGCCCGAAGCCTCCCCGGAGGAATCGCCCGCCGCCGACGAGGAAGCGGCGGCATCTTCGGCCGCGGCGTCCGAGCCCGAGGAGGCCGATGCCCCCGGCAAACCGGAGGCCGCGGAGAACGGCGAGAAGACGGACGGCGCCgcgggggaggagaagggagaggcgGCGGAGAAGAAAGA GTTGAAGGATGGCTACAAGTATGAGAAAACCAAAGTGAAGAAGGTGAAAAGGACAATCCCTGCATGGGCTAGCATATCTGGCAGCAAAAAGGTTCCTGTCACCAACTTTTCAGGCACTCAGCACAAAGTGGATGATATCCTCATTGAAGCCATTATG TCTTGCGACGACAGGGGCGGCGTTTCGTACCAGTCGCTGCTGAAGTACATCGGGAAAAAGTACCCGGGGATGGAGATCGAGAAGAAGAAGTTTCTCATCAAGAAGGCGATGAAGAAACATTTGGAGAAGGGAACCATCAAACAG CTCAAAGGAAAAGGCCTTTCAGGAACCTTTGCCATCAGGAACAAGCCTGTCCTGTCTAAG AAAGCCGCTCAGAAAATGGTGTCGCTGGGAGACGCCCTTCCGCTCATCATCACACGGCTCTGTGAGCCAAAAGAGGCCTCCTATAACCTCATCAAGAAGTACCTGGAGCAGCACTTCCCCAATTTAAATATCGAGAACAG GCCGGACGTGCTGAGGACCGCCCTGGTTAAAGCGGTGGAGAGGAGACAACTGGAGCGCATCACTGGCAAAGGAGCCAGCGGGACCTTCCAG TTGAAGCGTACTGGGAACAAGGTCCTGCTGAAGGGCGGAGTCTTGGAGGACGCCATCACGGCTGCCATCACAGCCATGAACGAACCCAAAACCTGCAGTACCACGACCCTACGCCGATACCTCATCGACGCCAACAAGGATAAGAAGGAGTATCAGCTAG tggcTCATCTGAGGAGAACCCTGACCAAGTGTAAAGTGCTCGGCTGGATGGAGCAGATCACTGGTCATGGCTTCAATGGAACCTACCAGCTCTCTTTCCCCTTTTATCCCAG CCCGACGGTCCTCTACCCTGACATGTTCAAACAGCCGCCCCCAAAGCGAAAGCAACCAGCCGCGTCGTCTTCTTCTGAAGAAgacgaggatgaagaggaggaggaggacgacgacgacgaAGAAACGGAGGATGAAGCTCCCTCTCGTAAAAG GAGACCCGTAAAGAGGCCTCCGCCTAAAGTTCGCCACCCTCCGCCCACCAAGAAAGCTCGCAGCGCCGCTCAGTCCAGAGCGGCGGGCAGGAGGCGCGCCCTGGTCAAAAAGTCTCCGGCCAAGAAAGCCACGCCCCCCGCCGTCCTGACCGGCAGGAAAGCAAAGGTTGTGAAGGAGCcctcgccgccgccaccgccaccgcccaAAAAAGCCACGCCCGTCAAGAAAAGCGCTCCGCCCCGAAAGACCAAAACGCCCGCCGTAAAAAAGCTGAGCAAACGCGGCTCCAAGCAGCCCAAGGGGGGCGAGTCGTCCGCGAAGGAGGACGCAGGCGCCCCCGAGAAGAGGAGGGGCGCGTCCCGGCGTTCCAAGCCCGACGACTCGCCCGCCGAGGAGCCCGCCGCGAAGAAGGCAGCGACCAAAGCCGGCTCCAGGCAGCCCGACGAGCCCGCAAACAAAAAGGTGGCAAAGAGCAGCAAGCAGACGACGCGCAAGTCCAAGAGGGGGAAGCACTGA
- the hp1bp3 gene encoding heterochromatin protein 1-binding protein 3 isoform X1, with the protein MPIRRAAATPSQEKTPSTAAEKEPEASPEESPAADEEAAASSAAASEPEEADAPGKPEAAENGEKTDGAAGEEKGEAAEKKDDKCKDCAAGQCATHCYVLLLRLKDGYKYEKTKVKKVKRTIPAWASISGSKKVPVTNFSGTQHKVDDILIEAIMSCDDRGGVSYQSLLKYIGKKYPGMEIEKKKFLIKKAMKKHLEKGTIKQLKGKGLSGTFAIRNKPVLSKKAAQKMVSLGDALPLIITRLCEPKEASYNLIKKYLEQHFPNLNIENRPDVLRTALVKAVERRQLERITGKGASGTFQLKRTGNKVLLKGGVLEDAITAAITAMNEPKTCSTTTLRRYLIDANKDKKEYQLVAHLRRTLTKCKVLGWMEQITGHGFNGTYQLSFPFYPSPTVLYPDMFKQPPPKRKQPAASSSSEEDEDEEEEEDDDDEETEDEAPSRKRRPVKRPPPKVRHPPPTKKARSAAQSRAAGRRRALVKKSPAKKATPPAVLTGRKAKVVKEPSPPPPPPPKKATPVKKSAPPRKTKTPAVKKLSKRGSKQPKGGESSAKEDAGAPEKRRGASRRSKPDDSPAEEPAAKKAATKAGSRQPDEPANKKVAKSSKQTTRKSKRGKH; encoded by the exons ATGCCGATCCGCCGCGCAGCAGCGACTCCATCCCAGGAGAAGACCCCCTCCACTGCAGCCGAGAAAG AGCCCGAAGCCTCCCCGGAGGAATCGCCCGCCGCCGACGAGGAAGCGGCGGCATCTTCGGCCGCGGCGTCCGAGCCCGAGGAGGCCGATGCCCCCGGCAAACCGGAGGCCGCGGAGAACGGCGAGAAGACGGACGGCGCCgcgggggaggagaagggagaggcgGCGGAGAAGAAAGA TGACAAATGCAAGGACTGCGCAGCCGGACAGTGTGCAACACACTGCTATGTTCTCCTACTAAG GTTGAAGGATGGCTACAAGTATGAGAAAACCAAAGTGAAGAAGGTGAAAAGGACAATCCCTGCATGGGCTAGCATATCTGGCAGCAAAAAGGTTCCTGTCACCAACTTTTCAGGCACTCAGCACAAAGTGGATGATATCCTCATTGAAGCCATTATG TCTTGCGACGACAGGGGCGGCGTTTCGTACCAGTCGCTGCTGAAGTACATCGGGAAAAAGTACCCGGGGATGGAGATCGAGAAGAAGAAGTTTCTCATCAAGAAGGCGATGAAGAAACATTTGGAGAAGGGAACCATCAAACAG CTCAAAGGAAAAGGCCTTTCAGGAACCTTTGCCATCAGGAACAAGCCTGTCCTGTCTAAG AAAGCCGCTCAGAAAATGGTGTCGCTGGGAGACGCCCTTCCGCTCATCATCACACGGCTCTGTGAGCCAAAAGAGGCCTCCTATAACCTCATCAAGAAGTACCTGGAGCAGCACTTCCCCAATTTAAATATCGAGAACAG GCCGGACGTGCTGAGGACCGCCCTGGTTAAAGCGGTGGAGAGGAGACAACTGGAGCGCATCACTGGCAAAGGAGCCAGCGGGACCTTCCAG TTGAAGCGTACTGGGAACAAGGTCCTGCTGAAGGGCGGAGTCTTGGAGGACGCCATCACGGCTGCCATCACAGCCATGAACGAACCCAAAACCTGCAGTACCACGACCCTACGCCGATACCTCATCGACGCCAACAAGGATAAGAAGGAGTATCAGCTAG tggcTCATCTGAGGAGAACCCTGACCAAGTGTAAAGTGCTCGGCTGGATGGAGCAGATCACTGGTCATGGCTTCAATGGAACCTACCAGCTCTCTTTCCCCTTTTATCCCAG CCCGACGGTCCTCTACCCTGACATGTTCAAACAGCCGCCCCCAAAGCGAAAGCAACCAGCCGCGTCGTCTTCTTCTGAAGAAgacgaggatgaagaggaggaggaggacgacgacgacgaAGAAACGGAGGATGAAGCTCCCTCTCGTAAAAG GAGACCCGTAAAGAGGCCTCCGCCTAAAGTTCGCCACCCTCCGCCCACCAAGAAAGCTCGCAGCGCCGCTCAGTCCAGAGCGGCGGGCAGGAGGCGCGCCCTGGTCAAAAAGTCTCCGGCCAAGAAAGCCACGCCCCCCGCCGTCCTGACCGGCAGGAAAGCAAAGGTTGTGAAGGAGCcctcgccgccgccaccgccaccgcccaAAAAAGCCACGCCCGTCAAGAAAAGCGCTCCGCCCCGAAAGACCAAAACGCCCGCCGTAAAAAAGCTGAGCAAACGCGGCTCCAAGCAGCCCAAGGGGGGCGAGTCGTCCGCGAAGGAGGACGCAGGCGCCCCCGAGAAGAGGAGGGGCGCGTCCCGGCGTTCCAAGCCCGACGACTCGCCCGCCGAGGAGCCCGCCGCGAAGAAGGCAGCGACCAAAGCCGGCTCCAGGCAGCCCGACGAGCCCGCAAACAAAAAGGTGGCAAAGAGCAGCAAGCAGACGACGCGCAAGTCCAAGAGGGGGAAGCACTGA
- the sh2d5 gene encoding SH2 domain-containing protein 5 isoform X3, with the protein MGEAPGREDGTVTRSAEYVGSFPVDDLCLDDQIVQLHTQLKALKSCRRRRPVSVRFSIKGVKIYDEDETTLLMAHALRRVSLSTARPVDAQFAFVSHNPGSVDAQLYCHVFRARHARAAQFLNLLLCRCFQLSYLEKHPEEGQEGSPGSVPHHNPSLLNHGFPLSVSALVSFRRAPFLGLLPGAKKKSLKSYDDPHNGQDEVFASSPSLVRKKAMRAKVLRSGAYRSFTFTPLKQRNIQERLNASQGNDPDRTPPPRSRAPSLAETEEALVQAVWCWAGIAIDSSYSLLADDVLGSFLLCPHPKKTNYGSLVVRGPSGLVTRLVENTRKGKFLLEKCKSEFGSIAELIEHYTKADGELPCTLSCARVNHCYEWEENASEQHSAKQRVQTKPKTKLTHGKKWV; encoded by the exons ATGGGTGAGGCCCCGGGGAGAGAAGACGGCACCGTGACGCGTTCAGCGGAG TACGTGGGCTCGTTTCCCGTGGACGACCTGTGCTTGGATGATCAGATAGTCCAACTCCACACTCAGCTGAAGGCCCTAAAA TCCTGCAGAAGGAGGAGGCCTGTCTCCGTCAGGTTCTCAATCAAAGGAGTCAAAATATACGACGAGGACGAGACG ACCCTCCTGATGGCCCACGCCCTGCGCCGGGTCTCCCTCTCCACTGCCCGGCCCGTTGATGCCCAGTTTGCCTTTGTCTCCCACAATCCCGGCAGCGTGGACGCCCAACTCTACTGCCATGTCTTTAGAGCTCGACATGCCAGAGCA GCTCAGTTCCTGAACCTGCTGCTTTGCCGCTGCTTCCAGTTGTCCTACTTGGAGAAACACCCAGAAGAAGGTCAGGAAGGCTCTCCTGGCTCTGTGCCCCACCATAACCCGTCTCTACTCAACCATGGATTCCCTCTGAGCGTCAGCGCCCTGGTGTCTTTTAGAAGAGCTCCCTTTCTTGGATTGTTACCAGGAGCAAAG AAGAAGAGTCTCAAGTCTTATGATGACCCACACAACGGCCAGGATGAGGTCTTCGCCTCCTCCCCGTCTCTGGTGCGAAAGAAGGCCATGCGGGCCAAAGTGCTGCGCTCTGGCGCGTACCGCTCCTTCACTTTCACGCCGCTCAAACAGCGAAACATCCAGGAGCGACTGAATGCATCACAAG GAAACGACCCCGACAGGACGCCACCTCCGAGATCCCGAGCTCCAAGCTTGGCAGAAACGGAGGAAGCCCTCGTTCAGGCTGTGTGGTGCTGGGCTGGCATCGCAAT TGACAGCAGCTATTCGCTGCTTGCCGATGACGTCCTGGGATCGTTCCTTTTGTGTCCACACCCCAAAAAGACGAACTACGGCTCCCTCGTTGTCCGCGGCCCCTCTGGTTTGGTCACTCGCCTCGTCGAAAACACCCGTAAAGGGAAATTCTTGCTGGAG AAATGCAAGAGTGAATTCGGCTCCATCGCAGAGCTGATTGAACATTACACCAAGGCCGATGGTGAACTGCCATGCACGCTCAGCTGTGCACGTGTGAACCACTGTTACGAGTGGGAGGAGAACGCCAGCGAGCAGCATTCAGCCAAGCAAAGAGTCCAAACCAAGCCCAAAACCAAACTTACCCACGGAAAGAAATGGGTTTAA
- the sh2d5 gene encoding SH2 domain-containing protein 5 isoform X2 — protein sequence MKIRPPLPPAPPAPPRFRTSGAPGSEGSMGEAPGREDGTVTRSAEYVGSFPVDDLCLDDQIVQLHTQLKALKSCRRRRPVSVRFSIKGVKIYDEDETTLLMAHALRRVSLSTARPVDAQFAFVSHNPGSVDAQLYCHVFRARHARAAQFLNLLLCRCFQLSYLEKHPEEGQEGSPGSVPHHNPSLLNHGFPLSVSALVSFRRAPFLGLLPGAKKSLKSYDDPHNGQDEVFASSPSLVRKKAMRAKVLRSGAYRSFTFTPLKQRNIQERLNASQGNDPDRTPPPRSRAPSLAETEEALVQAVWCWAGIAIDSSYSLLADDVLGSFLLCPHPKKTNYGSLVVRGPSGLVTRLVENTRKGKFLLEKCKSEFGSIAELIEHYTKADGELPCTLSCARVNHCYEWEENASEQHSAKQRVQTKPKTKLTHGKKWV from the exons ATGAAGATAagacctcctcttcctcctgcgccCCCCGCCCCGCCTCGGTTCAGGACCAGCGGCGCACCTGGATCAG AGGGCAGCATGGGTGAGGCCCCGGGGAGAGAAGACGGCACCGTGACGCGTTCAGCGGAG TACGTGGGCTCGTTTCCCGTGGACGACCTGTGCTTGGATGATCAGATAGTCCAACTCCACACTCAGCTGAAGGCCCTAAAA TCCTGCAGAAGGAGGAGGCCTGTCTCCGTCAGGTTCTCAATCAAAGGAGTCAAAATATACGACGAGGACGAGACG ACCCTCCTGATGGCCCACGCCCTGCGCCGGGTCTCCCTCTCCACTGCCCGGCCCGTTGATGCCCAGTTTGCCTTTGTCTCCCACAATCCCGGCAGCGTGGACGCCCAACTCTACTGCCATGTCTTTAGAGCTCGACATGCCAGAGCA GCTCAGTTCCTGAACCTGCTGCTTTGCCGCTGCTTCCAGTTGTCCTACTTGGAGAAACACCCAGAAGAAGGTCAGGAAGGCTCTCCTGGCTCTGTGCCCCACCATAACCCGTCTCTACTCAACCATGGATTCCCTCTGAGCGTCAGCGCCCTGGTGTCTTTTAGAAGAGCTCCCTTTCTTGGATTGTTACCAGGAGCAAAG AAGAGTCTCAAGTCTTATGATGACCCACACAACGGCCAGGATGAGGTCTTCGCCTCCTCCCCGTCTCTGGTGCGAAAGAAGGCCATGCGGGCCAAAGTGCTGCGCTCTGGCGCGTACCGCTCCTTCACTTTCACGCCGCTCAAACAGCGAAACATCCAGGAGCGACTGAATGCATCACAAG GAAACGACCCCGACAGGACGCCACCTCCGAGATCCCGAGCTCCAAGCTTGGCAGAAACGGAGGAAGCCCTCGTTCAGGCTGTGTGGTGCTGGGCTGGCATCGCAAT TGACAGCAGCTATTCGCTGCTTGCCGATGACGTCCTGGGATCGTTCCTTTTGTGTCCACACCCCAAAAAGACGAACTACGGCTCCCTCGTTGTCCGCGGCCCCTCTGGTTTGGTCACTCGCCTCGTCGAAAACACCCGTAAAGGGAAATTCTTGCTGGAG AAATGCAAGAGTGAATTCGGCTCCATCGCAGAGCTGATTGAACATTACACCAAGGCCGATGGTGAACTGCCATGCACGCTCAGCTGTGCACGTGTGAACCACTGTTACGAGTGGGAGGAGAACGCCAGCGAGCAGCATTCAGCCAAGCAAAGAGTCCAAACCAAGCCCAAAACCAAACTTACCCACGGAAAGAAATGGGTTTAA